From Eubacterium sp. 1001713B170207_170306_E7, the proteins below share one genomic window:
- a CDS encoding formate dehydrogenase accessory sulfurtransferase FdhD gives MSVKLEEIVRITPEGAKRVFDPMVEEYPVTLYLNGQKMIALMSTPQDLKELGIGFFYLKRLIKDIRQIYRVEVERSTSRTGAIVSIDSHERTAKLKDFFELSEESILSRNEAEQTDALDADFQAVLKRYGLTQQGLFEMMESFSRKSELFVKTGGVHSIGLYEKGEPVLFYDDVSRYNTYNKLFGGILLHRIAPENKMLLTTGRVPSEVMTWIIQNGIRCVLSISAPTNGSVQLARRHGVTLMGFVRGKRLNLYA, from the coding sequence ATGTCAGTGAAATTGGAAGAAATTGTAAGGATCACTCCAGAAGGCGCCAAAAGGGTTTTTGACCCAATGGTCGAGGAGTATCCGGTTACGCTCTACCTGAATGGCCAGAAAATGATCGCATTGATGAGCACACCTCAGGATTTGAAAGAGCTGGGAATCGGTTTTTTTTATCTGAAGAGGCTTATAAAAGATATTCGGCAGATATACAGAGTAGAGGTGGAGCGAAGCACCTCCCGGACAGGGGCGATTGTCTCCATCGACAGCCACGAGAGGACAGCTAAATTAAAAGATTTTTTTGAATTGTCTGAGGAGAGTATTCTTTCAAGAAATGAAGCAGAACAGACCGATGCTCTTGATGCGGATTTTCAAGCAGTATTGAAACGATACGGTTTGACACAGCAGGGGCTTTTTGAGATGATGGAGAGCTTCAGCAGGAAATCGGAGCTTTTTGTAAAAACCGGTGGAGTGCACAGCATTGGACTCTATGAAAAGGGCGAGCCCGTGCTGTTTTATGATGATGTCAGCCGCTACAATACTTATAATAAGCTGTTTGGGGGAATCCTGCTGCACCGGATTGCGCCTGAAAACAAGATGCTGTTAACCACTGGCAGAGTTCCAAGTGAGGTAATGACCTGGATTATCCAGAATGGCATACGCTGCGTTTTATCCATCTCTGCCCCTACAAATGGAAGCGTTCAGCTGGCCAGAAGACACGGCGTGACATTGATGGGATTTG